The following proteins are co-located in the Chryseobacterium daecheongense genome:
- a CDS encoding SDR family oxidoreductase, whose product MKSVLITGANRSIGLETAKQLSSKGLLVYLGSRSLEKGEAVVKELQDKGYQNIKAIEIDVTNPDSISEARNTIEREQGKLDVLINNAGILGINPQTASETSIKDIQQVFDTNFFGVISVTQAFLDLLKKSDSPRISNITSGLGSLTLHSDPSWKYYHVKGAAYGPSKSALNAYTIVLAYELRELPFKVNVIDPGYTATDFNAHSGPGSVESAASFIIKHTLTDENGPTGQYFSNDIEDEIGISPW is encoded by the coding sequence ATGAAATCAGTATTAATCACAGGTGCCAACAGAAGCATTGGCCTGGAAACTGCAAAACAACTCTCATCAAAAGGACTATTGGTCTACCTTGGAAGCCGCAGTCTTGAAAAAGGAGAAGCTGTAGTAAAAGAACTTCAGGATAAAGGATATCAGAATATCAAAGCAATTGAAATAGATGTTACCAACCCCGATTCTATTTCGGAAGCGAGGAATACTATTGAAAGGGAACAGGGCAAACTGGATGTTCTCATCAATAACGCAGGAATTCTGGGTATCAATCCGCAAACGGCTTCAGAAACTTCTATTAAGGACATCCAGCAAGTCTTCGATACCAACTTCTTCGGAGTGATCAGCGTTACACAGGCTTTCTTAGATCTTCTTAAAAAGTCAGACAGCCCGAGAATCAGCAATATCACATCCGGGCTCGGTTCTCTGACTTTACATAGCGATCCCAGCTGGAAGTATTATCATGTAAAGGGAGCCGCTTACGGGCCATCAAAATCAGCGTTGAATGCATACACCATTGTTTTGGCGTATGAATTAAGGGAACTTCCCTTTAAGGTCAATGTAATAGATCCCGGTTATACAGCAACAGACTTCAATGCCCACAGCGGACCGGGATCCGTAGAAAGCGCTGCTTCTTTTATCATTAAGCACACTCTGACTGATGAAAACGGGCCAACAGGTCAGTATTTCAGTAATGATATTGAAGATGAGATTGGAATTAGTCCTTGGTAG
- a CDS encoding Crp/Fnr family transcriptional regulator — protein sequence MKELFNFVLRFGNLNEQQIEFIKSKSTELHLSRDEYFSEAGKIARQVGFIVDGILRVCYYDNKGEEITKYFIEENNLVVDLESFDNEIHSSTYVQAVTDCTMIVFSRKDWLELLQTIVGWEAIVHKIISRALIQKVERRSPLVSEDATTRYLKFLEIYPTVVNRIPLSYIASYLGITQSSLSRIRKNIR from the coding sequence ATGAAAGAATTATTCAATTTCGTTTTAAGGTTTGGGAATCTCAATGAACAGCAGATCGAATTTATAAAAAGTAAATCCACCGAACTTCATCTTTCCAGAGATGAATATTTTTCCGAAGCCGGAAAAATTGCCAGACAGGTAGGATTTATCGTTGATGGTATTCTACGGGTCTGCTATTATGATAATAAAGGAGAAGAAATTACCAAATACTTTATCGAGGAAAATAACCTGGTCGTGGATCTGGAAAGTTTTGATAACGAAATTCATTCCAGCACATACGTTCAGGCAGTTACGGATTGTACGATGATCGTTTTTTCACGCAAAGACTGGCTAGAACTGTTGCAGACCATTGTCGGATGGGAAGCTATTGTTCATAAAATTATTTCAAGAGCACTGATCCAGAAGGTAGAAAGAAGAAGCCCTCTGGTTTCAGAAGATGCGACCACCCGTTATCTCAAATTTCTTGAAATCTACCCTACTGTGGTCAATCGCATTCCTCTTTCCTATATCGCCTCATATCTTGGTATCACACAGTCTTCCCTGAGCAGGATAAGAAAAAATATACGCTAA
- a CDS encoding thermonuclease family protein, whose product MFFVLLIGTSELVLAQIKAKVIGIKDGDTILVLDKNNNQTTLRLAEVDCPEKGQPFGKNAKQLTSDLVYGKEILYYKTTSDRYGRIIAKVYFDKDQYLSEEIIKKGLGWWYYQYSNNENLGVLESKARSLKLGLWSGSETISPWEWRKKKREASQLRAKAKLSGNSLREIAR is encoded by the coding sequence ATGTTTTTTGTACTATTGATAGGGACTTCAGAGTTAGTTTTGGCGCAAATCAAAGCAAAAGTAATCGGTATTAAGGATGGTGATACGATCCTGGTTCTTGATAAAAATAATAACCAGACCACATTACGTCTTGCTGAGGTAGATTGCCCTGAGAAAGGTCAGCCATTTGGAAAAAATGCCAAACAACTGACAAGTGATCTGGTGTATGGAAAAGAGATCCTATACTATAAAACCACTTCTGACCGTTACGGACGCATCATTGCCAAAGTATATTTCGATAAAGATCAGTACCTGTCCGAAGAGATTATAAAAAAAGGATTGGGATGGTGGTATTACCAATACTCCAATAATGAAAACCTTGGAGTACTTGAATCAAAAGCCAGAAGTCTTAAATTAGGATTATGGTCCGGAAGTGAAACAATTTCTCCATGGGAATGGAGGAAGAAAAAAAGAGAAGCTTCCCAACTTAGAGCAAAAGCTAAATTATCAGGAAATTCTCTAAGAGAAATAGCAAGGTAA
- a CDS encoding DUF4268 domain-containing protein produces MFSKQEAQQLKKEFWTAFGKSFPRKWMLYDTKIKDFSFKFHADNKKAEVSLDIEMKDEIFRNAYYEKIWSLEDILKDYVGDFNKDEFFTLENGKVISKIWIEKHHVSIFNKNTWSEIFEFFVEKMDGFERFYYEYEDFIKDV; encoded by the coding sequence ATGTTCAGTAAACAAGAAGCACAGCAACTAAAGAAAGAATTTTGGACCGCCTTTGGGAAATCTTTTCCAAGAAAATGGATGTTGTACGATACCAAGATCAAAGATTTTTCTTTCAAATTCCATGCGGATAATAAAAAAGCCGAAGTATCCCTGGATATTGAAATGAAGGATGAGATTTTCAGAAATGCGTATTATGAAAAGATATGGTCTTTGGAGGACATTCTAAAAGATTATGTGGGAGATTTTAATAAAGATGAGTTTTTTACACTGGAAAACGGAAAAGTTATCAGTAAGATCTGGATTGAAAAGCATCATGTTTCAATTTTCAATAAAAATACGTGGAGCGAAATATTTGAATTTTTTGTCGAAAAAATGGATGGCTTTGAAAGGTTCTACTATGAATATGAAGATTTTATCAAAGACGTGTAA
- a CDS encoding Rrf2 family transcriptional regulator, with amino-acid sequence MLSKKSQYAFKALSYLVEKRNEGPTLISEIAEHKKIPLKFLENILLELKKSDILDSKKGKGGGYFFKENPADVKLAKIIRLVNGPIAMLPCVSLNFYEKCDDCNEDHCGLHDVLIEVRDASLKILEEKTLMDLID; translated from the coding sequence ATGCTGTCAAAAAAATCTCAATATGCTTTTAAGGCACTTTCATATCTTGTAGAAAAGAGAAATGAAGGGCCAACCCTTATTTCTGAAATTGCGGAACATAAGAAGATTCCGCTTAAATTTCTGGAAAATATTCTGCTTGAACTCAAGAAATCTGATATCCTTGATAGCAAGAAAGGCAAGGGTGGTGGATACTTCTTTAAAGAAAATCCTGCCGATGTAAAACTGGCGAAGATCATTCGCCTGGTTAATGGTCCTATTGCAATGCTTCCGTGTGTAAGTCTTAATTTTTATGAAAAATGTGACGATTGCAACGAAGATCATTGTGGTTTGCACGATGTCCTCATTGAGGTTCGGGATGCTTCACTTAAAATTTTAGAAGAAAAAACATTAATGGATCTGATCGACTGA
- a CDS encoding sulfite exporter TauE/SafE family protein, with the protein MVISRKMQVRLNVLLVTVAILVIVVFSMYSLGYLDELTHILAKDNYIFYWMLLVGVFAEIVAGSMGMGYGVICTTTLLFLNIPPHIVSASIHSAESFTTAAGSISHIKLKNVSKTLVRKLAIPAIIGAIIGALSLTYLGEYYSKITKTIIAFYTLYLGFQILSNAFKPKQNKALKRKTNLTSLGLIGGFIDSFAGGGWGPLVTGTLIKNAFTPRFAVGSSTVAKFILTITAAITFFFTLGIQHWNIILGLLIGGIITAPFSAMLTARLPVKKMFLFIGSLVIVMSLITIYKSIFK; encoded by the coding sequence ATGGTCATCTCAAGAAAAATGCAGGTAAGGTTGAATGTATTACTGGTAACGGTTGCTATATTGGTTATTGTTGTTTTTTCCATGTACAGCCTGGGGTATCTTGATGAACTGACCCATATCCTCGCAAAAGACAATTATATATTTTATTGGATGTTGCTGGTGGGGGTTTTTGCAGAAATTGTTGCCGGATCAATGGGAATGGGTTATGGTGTGATTTGTACAACAACACTGCTTTTTCTTAATATTCCGCCCCATATTGTAAGTGCAAGTATTCATTCTGCTGAAAGCTTTACAACTGCTGCGGGAAGCATCAGTCATATCAAATTGAAGAATGTAAGCAAGACCTTGGTTAGAAAACTAGCTATTCCGGCGATTATAGGAGCCATCATCGGTGCATTATCCCTTACGTATCTTGGAGAATACTACTCTAAAATTACCAAAACCATTATTGCATTTTATACTTTATATCTTGGTTTTCAAATCTTATCCAATGCTTTTAAGCCTAAACAAAATAAAGCCCTGAAAAGAAAAACGAATCTCACCAGCCTGGGGCTGATCGGAGGGTTCATAGATTCTTTTGCAGGGGGAGGATGGGGCCCTTTGGTTACAGGGACTTTAATTAAGAATGCTTTTACTCCCAGATTTGCAGTAGGAAGTTCTACTGTAGCCAAGTTTATTTTAACCATAACTGCTGCAATAACCTTCTTTTTTACCCTGGGAATTCAGCATTGGAATATTATTCTGGGTCTTTTGATCGGAGGAATTATAACAGCACCTTTTTCAGCAATGCTCACTGCCAGATTACCGGTGAAAAAAATGTTTTTATTCATAGGAAGTCTGGTTATTGTAATGAGTCTGATAACCATATACAAATCCATTTTCAAATAG
- a CDS encoding putative quinol monooxygenase yields MNLHIVALFKFNENYLMEAVELFQTLVRETRKEEGCLQYDLIEDKDNKGTFFLIELWETSEHHNNHLGQDHLLNFRTDSSRMMESSTEVYKGFKIY; encoded by the coding sequence ATGAATTTACATATTGTTGCGCTTTTTAAGTTTAATGAAAATTACTTGATGGAAGCGGTAGAATTGTTTCAGACCCTGGTAAGAGAAACAAGAAAAGAAGAAGGCTGCCTGCAGTACGACCTTATTGAAGATAAGGATAATAAAGGAACTTTTTTTCTGATAGAATTATGGGAAACATCAGAACACCATAATAATCATCTGGGGCAGGATCATCTTCTCAATTTCCGTACGGATTCTTCCAGAATGATGGAAAGCTCAACGGAAGTATACAAAGGATTTAAAATCTATTAA
- a CDS encoding T9SS type A sorting domain-containing protein, which translates to MRTKLLLTSMLALAVHQTVLAQTDVNGYTTVNLTTGPNYQNRVFFDFSTNNIISQPADSWDIAFFRNSSMSFGTRINDAQNIEVYQASAVPADWDNINIANIASWGSPLYNPDQTTSLQEGAFEQGSATYGWGDYNGGTHHIDGKVIFVLKYLSSNTYVKFMITDYFGGYTFKYSKWNGSSWEATQTKTIANGTDDAYFNYFSFTTGDKVANLEPPKANWDLMFTRYWTFYMNIMMYRMSGVIQSPTTKVAKVQPETQEVATSNIPVSTAFSSNITSIGHSWKPTSGIYNDVVYYVKQGSEYYRMYFTSNGGASTGNMYFKYKNISSTLGIKEVGTKASFGLYPNPTTADKKVTVLFDVKEKANNKGSVEVYDLSGKQVYKSELTNQTGFYKQDLNLSMLTSGTYLVKITYGGNSETKKLIVK; encoded by the coding sequence ATGAGAACAAAACTACTTTTGACTTCAATGCTTGCACTGGCTGTACATCAAACAGTATTAGCCCAAACAGATGTTAATGGGTATACAACGGTCAATTTAACCACTGGTCCCAACTATCAAAACCGGGTATTCTTTGACTTCAGTACAAATAATATTATTTCACAACCTGCAGATTCATGGGATATTGCATTTTTTAGAAATTCAAGTATGAGTTTTGGAACAAGAATCAATGACGCCCAAAATATAGAGGTTTACCAGGCCTCTGCAGTACCAGCGGATTGGGATAATATTAACATCGCCAATATAGCATCATGGGGATCTCCATTATATAATCCGGACCAGACGACTTCTCTTCAGGAAGGAGCATTTGAGCAAGGTTCAGCTACGTACGGATGGGGAGACTATAACGGAGGGACCCATCATATCGATGGAAAAGTAATTTTTGTTTTAAAATACCTTTCTAGCAATACTTATGTAAAATTTATGATTACCGATTACTTCGGTGGTTATACTTTTAAGTATTCTAAATGGAACGGATCATCGTGGGAAGCAACGCAAACCAAAACAATTGCGAACGGAACAGATGATGCCTACTTTAATTATTTCTCATTTACTACGGGAGACAAAGTAGCTAATCTTGAACCACCAAAGGCAAACTGGGATTTGATGTTTACAAGATATTGGACATTCTATATGAATATTATGATGTACAGAATGTCTGGAGTTATTCAGAGTCCTACTACTAAGGTTGCAAAAGTTCAACCGGAAACACAGGAAGTTGCAACTTCAAACATTCCAGTATCCACCGCTTTTTCCTCGAATATTACATCAATCGGCCATTCATGGAAGCCAACATCCGGGATTTATAATGATGTTGTTTACTATGTAAAACAAGGTTCGGAATATTACAGAATGTATTTTACTTCTAACGGTGGAGCGTCTACAGGAAATATGTATTTTAAATATAAAAATATCAGCTCAACTTTAGGAATCAAAGAGGTTGGCACCAAAGCTTCCTTTGGATTGTATCCTAATCCTACAACAGCTGATAAAAAAGTGACCGTACTTTTTGATGTAAAAGAAAAGGCAAACAATAAAGGAAGTGTAGAAGTATATGATCTTTCAGGAAAACAGGTCTACAAATCAGAGCTTACCAATCAAACCGGTTTCTATAAGCAAGACCTTAATTTATCAATGCTTACTTCAGGAACCTATCTTGTTAAAATAACTTATGGTGGAAATAGTGAAACCAAAAAGTTAATCGTAAAATAA
- a CDS encoding choice-of-anchor J domain-containing protein: MNLKLLSGVLMFSAIAINAQLPTINENFDNFTSGSTTFPQNGWTAKLAPNPMPFPPAPLMIVTTDANKAVQAYSGNNTSEPSYLITPQIVAPAGDKSLSFTTSLVSPSPGPGSIQIGLASNPTDMSTFTPVGNPVTLSTVGTNVNVNVNIPASTSTYIVFKFTPTASHVAIQIDNVVYNTTSSLAVSDPIKSKDAIQFAVNPENTALQFVTKKDLKNIEVYSSAGQKVAEGKLNNQRFDISTLQTGIYYIVIETKDGSVTKSKFIKK, from the coding sequence ATGAATCTAAAATTACTTTCTGGAGTTTTAATGTTTTCTGCGATTGCAATTAATGCTCAGTTACCAACAATAAATGAGAATTTTGATAATTTCACTTCAGGCAGCACAACTTTCCCCCAAAACGGATGGACTGCTAAACTAGCGCCCAATCCGATGCCCTTTCCCCCAGCGCCGTTAATGATCGTTACAACTGATGCAAACAAGGCTGTTCAGGCTTACTCGGGAAACAATACAAGCGAGCCTTCGTATTTAATTACCCCTCAGATTGTTGCTCCTGCAGGAGATAAATCGTTATCATTTACTACCAGCTTAGTATCTCCTTCGCCTGGTCCGGGCAGTATTCAAATTGGGCTGGCTTCCAATCCAACAGATATGTCTACATTTACACCTGTTGGAAATCCTGTAACGTTATCAACCGTAGGTACTAATGTGAATGTGAATGTAAATATTCCTGCATCCACTTCTACCTACATTGTTTTCAAATTTACACCAACAGCAAGCCACGTGGCGATCCAAATTGATAATGTGGTCTATAATACTACATCAAGTCTGGCTGTATCTGACCCTATCAAATCAAAAGATGCTATCCAATTTGCTGTTAACCCAGAAAACACAGCATTGCAATTTGTAACAAAAAAAGATCTTAAAAATATTGAGGTTTATTCTTCAGCGGGTCAAAAAGTAGCTGAAGGAAAGTTAAATAATCAAAGATTCGATATCAGCACATTACAAACAGGTATCTATTACATTGTTATTGAAACAAAAGACGGCTCAGTCACAAAATCAAAATTCATCAAAAAATAA